From ANME-2 cluster archaeon, a single genomic window includes:
- the sucD gene encoding succinate--CoA ligase subunit alpha: MSLLVDRDTRLVVQGITGNVGTLETRFMLQYGTKVVAGVTPGKGGRVVEGVSVFDSMPEAVDTTDANASIIFVPPPHAACAILEAVDSGVSLVVCITEGIPVKDMVRVFRSIEDSDVRLVGPNCPGITTPGEARVGIMPDSIFLKGNVGVVSRSGTLTYEVVDALSRQGIGQSNCVGIGGDPLIGTSFIDALEMFENDPGTSEIVMIGEIGGTAEQEAAEYIREHVDKPVVGYVVGVSAPPGKTMGHAGAIISGGGGTAKEKIEALESAGVAVADSPVDVAGKINSLI; encoded by the coding sequence ATGAGCTTACTGGTGGACCGGGACACCCGGCTTGTTGTGCAGGGTATTACAGGTAATGTAGGTACTCTTGAGACCAGGTTTATGCTGCAATATGGCACAAAGGTTGTAGCAGGTGTTACACCGGGCAAGGGCGGCCGGGTGGTGGAAGGGGTGAGCGTATTTGATTCCATGCCAGAAGCAGTGGACACTACAGATGCAAATGCATCTATTATTTTCGTACCTCCGCCCCATGCAGCATGTGCCATCCTGGAGGCTGTGGATTCCGGTGTATCGCTGGTCGTGTGCATTACTGAAGGGATACCTGTTAAGGACATGGTACGGGTGTTCAGGAGCATTGAAGACTCGGATGTTAGGCTGGTAGGCCCCAACTGTCCCGGCATCACCACACCGGGCGAGGCAAGGGTGGGTATCATGCCGGATTCTATCTTTTTAAAAGGTAATGTGGGTGTGGTATCCCGTAGCGGCACACTTACCTATGAAGTGGTGGATGCGTTAAGCAGGCAGGGCATAGGCCAGTCCAACTGTGTGGGTATCGGCGGCGACCCGCTTATCGGCACCTCGTTCATTGATGCACTTGAGATGTTCGAGAATGACCCTGGAACTTCGGAAATTGTGATGATCGGTGAGATAGGGGGTACGGCCGAGCAGGAGGCTGCTGAATACATCAGGGAACATGTGGACAAGCCCGTTGTGGGTTATGTAGTGGGTGTGAGCGCCCCGCCCGGCAAGACCATGGGCCATGCCGGTGCCATTATCAGCGGGGGCGGCGGGACTGCGAAGGAGAAGATCGAGGCGCTGGAGAGTGCGGGGGTGGCGGTGGCTGATAGTCCTGTGGATGTGGCCGGGAAAATAAACAGCTTGATTTAA